AAACCACAGGGATTATGGACCAGCATGCGATGCTGAAGCTCGAGGCCGGAGTGGATGTTCAGGTAGGCGACATCCTGGTGTTTAGTACCTCTCACCCATGCCTGACGTTTGATAAGTGGAAGGCGCTGCTGCTGGTGGACGACGAGTATAACGTGCTGGATGAGTTAGAGACGGCGTTCTAGTTTTTACCCTCACCCTAACCCTCTCCCTGAAAGGGAGAGGGAATAAAAAAACAATACTGCCCTGAATTCCCCCTCTCCCTGAAAGGGAGAGGGGATAAAAAAACAATACTGCCCTGAATTCCCCCTCTCCCTGAAAGGGAGAGGGAATAAAAAACAATACTGCCCTGAATCCCCCTCTCCCAGAAAGGGAGAGGGGATAAATAACCACTCATTGCTGAATTCCCCCTCTCCCCTCTGGGGAGAGGGCCGGGGTGAGGGGAAAAGACAATTTACTTAGCCTCGGCCAGCGCCTTAGCCCTCTCCTCTTCCTCCTTCTGCTGAAGCTCAGTTTCCAGCATCTTCTTCTCGTACGCCTTGAAGAACGGATAATAGATAGCCAGTGAAATAAAGAAGCAGATAAACACCAGCCCACAGGCAATCAGGTTCCAGTTGGTGGTGATCAGCGCCCCCAGCGGCGCTGGAAGGGTAAACGGTGGCTTCACCATCATGCGCGGAATCAGCCCGCTAACCGTGAACAGATACACCACCACGGTATTTACCATTGGCGCCAGAATAAACGGGATCGCGAGGATCGGATTCATCACAATCGGCGCGCCGAAAATCATCGGCTCATTGATGTTAAACAGCCCCGGAATAAATGACAGCTTACCCAGCTGTTTCAGGTAGATAACGCGAGAGCGAATAAACAGCACTACCAGCGCCAGCGTTGAGCCGGTGCCGCCCATCTGCGCGTACCACTGGAAGAATTGCTCGGTGAAAATATTCGGCAGCTCATAGGCGCTGACGCCGGACTGGAACAGCTCCATATTCTGCACAATTGCCTGATCCCACAGCGGGCGGATCAGCGGCCCCATCACCGCATGACCGTGGATCCCAAGCACCCAGAACAGGTCAATAAAGAACTGGGTAACGATGCCACCAAAAAGGTTGGTGCCGGTCATAAAGCCTTTGAGCGGCATAATGATGTAGCTGATGATGGCGTTGATATCGATGTTGAGAAAGTGTCGGGGGATCCAGAATACCAGCACCACGGCAAGCGTCGGGAACAGCGCTGAAAACGAGCTGGCAACCACCGGCGGCACGCCCGCAGGCATTTTAATTTCGATATTTCTGACTTTGATAAAGCGATAAATCTCAATGGCAATTAGCGAGGAGATGATCGCGCCAAACAGCCCCTGAGAACTCAGCGAAGTCACAGGAATGTAGCGCCCCGCCACCGCTTCCCCCGCCACGGTCACGCCCTGCTTAATGTTCACCGGCACGATCATCAGCAGCGTTGCCAGCATCGCCAGCAGGCCGCTGGTGATGTCGTTTAGTTTATAGCTTTTACCGAGGAACGAGCCGATGGTGAACGCGGCGTACAGCGACATCAGCCCAACGGTAAAGCGGAACGGCACGTCGAGCGTGTCACGCCAGGGCGCTATAAAATCCATATAGCCCTTAATCGGGATATTCAACAAAATAACGAAGAAAGAGCCGACGATGGTCAACGGCAGGATCGAAATAAGCCCGTTACGAATTGCCTGCATATGGCGCTGATTGCCAATCGCATTGGCCACCGGCATCAGCTTGTCGGCTAACTTATCAAAGCTCGACATGGTCAGCCTCCTCGAACCCATTGTTTTCAATCACGGAGCGGAACCAGCGCCCGGACTTTTTCAGCGAGCGCTGCTGCGTGGCTAAATCGAGCCGATAGAAGCCGTAGCGATTTTTATAGGCGTTCTGCCATGACCAGCAGTCGATAAAGGTCCACATCTGGTAGCCCAGGCACTGGCTGCCTTCCGCCATCGCCTTATGCAGCCAGGTTAAATGCTCCTGCAGAAACTCAATGCGGTAATCGTCCTGCACCTCGCCGTCCACCATGAACTGCTCTTCATCCATGATGCCAATGCCGTTCTCGGAGACAAACCACGGCAGGTTACCGTAGCGCTCTTTCACCAGCAAGGCGATGTCGTAGAGTGCAGGCGGGTAAATTTCGATGCCGCGCGAGGTATTCATCCGCCGCCCCGGCATCGCGTACTCTTCAAAAAAGCGCTCCGGCACAAAACCGTGCGGCTCTTCGAGCAACGTCTCACGCGCTTTAACCCGACGCGGGCGATAGTAGTTGATGCCCAGCAAATCAACGCGGGTCGCGGCAATCAGCTCACAGTCGCCCGGCAGCACCTTCGGACACACGTCATATTCTTTCAGCAGCGCCACCAGCTCGTCAGGATAGCGCCCAAGCAGCATCGGCTCGTTAATGCTGCGTGTGTAGAACAGATCGGCCATCTCAGCAGCCTTCAGATCTTCCGGGCTGTCGCTGCGCGGATAAACGGGGATGACGTCCATAATGATGCCAATCTGCCCGTCAATCTTCAGCGCGCGCCAGGCGGCAACCGCTTTGCAGTGGGCGATAACAATATGGTGCAGCACCTGGGCTGCGCGGCGAAAATCGGTCACATAAGGATAATGGCGTGGATGTAAATAACCTGCCTCGGCAGGGATAAGCGGCTCGTTGAAGGTGAACCAGTAACGCACGCGATCCCCGAACAGGCGGTAACAGATCTCCGCATAGCGGGCGAAAGCTTCCACCACCTCTCGATTTTCAAACCCGCCTTTCTCCTGCAGCGCCATCGGCATATCAAAATGGTAGAGATTGATAAAAGGCTCAATGCCCTGGCGGATCAGCTCGTCAATCACATCATTATAAAACTGCACGGCCTGAGGATTAACCTCACCGTCTCCATCGGGGATCAGGCGGGACCAGGAAATCGACGTGCGAAATGAATTGAGGCCAATGTTTTTTGCCAGCTGAATATCTTCCCGCCAGCGTTGATAAAACGTAGAGGTCTCGTCGGAGGTGACACCGTTGTAAAAACGGGCGTTAAACTCATGTGAGGCGTAGTCCCAGATATTTTCACCTTTGCCATCGCCCTCAATTCGCCCCTCAGACTGCGTGGCGCTGGTCGCCGTACCCCACCAAAACTTCTCGGGAAAGCGGTATCTCATACAGCCTCCCTATTCTGCGGCTTTCAGCAGCGAAATCGCGTGATCCAGCACCTTATCGCCCTGCATTGAGCCGTAATGCATCATGTCGATCGCCGCCACCGGCACGCCGTGAGGCGCCGCCGCCGCGCTCAGATTTTGCAGCTGGAATTTCACCTGCGGCCCGAGCAGGATGACGTCGGCTTCATCGATAATCTGGTCAAAATCGGAGACCGGCACGGCGGTAATTTCTACCGCCACTCCGCGGCCCTGCGCGGACTGTTTCATCCTTTCCACTAACATGCTGGTCGACATCCCCGCAGCACAGCATAAGAAGATTTTTTTCATCGTTTTACCTCAGAGAATCAATGCAGTATCCGCGGTATGCGGCCAAATATATTCTGGGTAGCGGTGAAAAAAGCCACAAGTGAGGAGCGACACAGATTTGCTTTTCGCGGCTGGTACTTTTGGCGAGAGAAAAGAAAAATCTTATTAAACCCAATAATAAACAGGCAGATAAGAATGTTACTTTTATGGACACGCTCGCCTTATAGCCCGGCTTTATTCACGAGAATGGTGGTGCGGTCACAGGCAGAAGCTCAGTTGAAAGGAGGCAATATGTTTAAAAAAATGGGAAATATGTACATATCGCCAAAACGTGTCGATGCTATCGACAGGTTTCGATG
This region of Cedecea lapagei genomic DNA includes:
- a CDS encoding glycoside hydrolase family 1 protein; translated protein: MRYRFPEKFWWGTATSATQSEGRIEGDGKGENIWDYASHEFNARFYNGVTSDETSTFYQRWREDIQLAKNIGLNSFRTSISWSRLIPDGDGEVNPQAVQFYNDVIDELIRQGIEPFINLYHFDMPMALQEKGGFENREVVEAFARYAEICYRLFGDRVRYWFTFNEPLIPAEAGYLHPRHYPYVTDFRRAAQVLHHIVIAHCKAVAAWRALKIDGQIGIIMDVIPVYPRSDSPEDLKAAEMADLFYTRSINEPMLLGRYPDELVALLKEYDVCPKVLPGDCELIAATRVDLLGINYYRPRRVKARETLLEEPHGFVPERFFEEYAMPGRRMNTSRGIEIYPPALYDIALLVKERYGNLPWFVSENGIGIMDEEQFMVDGEVQDDYRIEFLQEHLTWLHKAMAEGSQCLGYQMWTFIDCWSWQNAYKNRYGFYRLDLATQQRSLKKSGRWFRSVIENNGFEEADHVEL
- a CDS encoding PTS sugar transporter subunit IIB, yielding MKKIFLCCAAGMSTSMLVERMKQSAQGRGVAVEITAVPVSDFDQIIDEADVILLGPQVKFQLQNLSAAAAPHGVPVAAIDMMHYGSMQGDKVLDHAISLLKAAE
- a CDS encoding PTS sugar transporter subunit IIC; the protein is MSSFDKLADKLMPVANAIGNQRHMQAIRNGLISILPLTIVGSFFVILLNIPIKGYMDFIAPWRDTLDVPFRFTVGLMSLYAAFTIGSFLGKSYKLNDITSGLLAMLATLLMIVPVNIKQGVTVAGEAVAGRYIPVTSLSSQGLFGAIISSLIAIEIYRFIKVRNIEIKMPAGVPPVVASSFSALFPTLAVVLVFWIPRHFLNIDINAIISYIIMPLKGFMTGTNLFGGIVTQFFIDLFWVLGIHGHAVMGPLIRPLWDQAIVQNMELFQSGVSAYELPNIFTEQFFQWYAQMGGTGSTLALVVLFIRSRVIYLKQLGKLSFIPGLFNINEPMIFGAPIVMNPILAIPFILAPMVNTVVVYLFTVSGLIPRMMVKPPFTLPAPLGALITTNWNLIACGLVFICFFISLAIYYPFFKAYEKKMLETELQQKEEEERAKALAEAK